DNA from Methylobacterium currus:
GCTCGGCGAAGACACGGCGAGGGCAATGTGGCTGCGGGCAACGCCATCGCCGCGTCTGGACCGCGATGACGACGCGCCGACCCTGCCATGGAAGGTCGGCCAGGGTGCGGGTGTAGCGTGAGTGAGACTGAGCCGAGAACTCCCCACACCCCGGGCAGCCAGCGGTCGTGGCGCGGGGATGGGTACTGATGATGATCTGGTCAGGCTCGAGGTCGACCTGATCGACGACGAGACCGGCGGGGATGAGGGGCAGCAGGCGTTTGGGCACCAGATCAGATGTGCAGGCCGGTCCTGATGTTCACGATCCGTGCGGCTCCGTGACTCGCCATCCGGCTGCACCACAAACGCGGGAGAACCCAAAGGTGGGTCAGACTTCAATCGGCGTTGACACGGTTCTTCGGCAGCTTCCTGGCCTGCGCCAGTGCGTTCAGCGCCCGCAACCGCCTGCGCCCGCGATCACGTGATGCTTCTTTCTGAAATGCGCGCCGACTGTCACCGGATTTAGAAGTACGTGCGTCTTGGTCGGCGCCACCCGCTCGTTGATACCGGTGTCTACCACCGTCCTCCGCGGGTTCCCCTCCCACAAAACCAGTTTGTTCAACGAAATTGATTTAGTCTAATGGTGTACGATCATCTTTCTTTCTTCTGTTTCTAAAAGTTTTGTCTCACAAAATCTGCCGTCCTCAGCGGCAGTGGGCAGGGGAAGACTGTCATGGCCTGAAGCCCAGGAGGAGGGATCACCCGGCCTGTAGTTTTTCCTAGAGGCCGGGAACACCGGCGCCCGCGGGCGACAGCTGTCCATTCATCGACAGGATGAGGCGCCAGCCCCGCTTGCTTTCTCTCGCGTCAGAGATCGTCACCCGTATGGGCGGAGACTACGGGCTCCGGGAGGTGTCTGCCGAGTAGAGCGCAGCCGGCCGATAGCCCGGCGACGCTCTGGTGCTCGTTTGCATTCGGAGGGACTGTTCTTCTCTCCGTGACGGGCCCTCTCACATCGATAGGGAAACGAGGCTCTGATTGACTTCAGTCAGACCCCGGGACGCACACTGCATGGCCGACGAGATCTCCTGAGTGACGGCGCTCTGCTCCTCTGCCGCGGACGCGATGCCGTTCACCATGCTTTGCGCTTCGGCGACCGACCGTTCGATGCTCCGCAAGCTCGTCGCCACGATGCCCGCCACCGCCTGCATTGCCTCGATGTCCTGAACGATCCGGTTGGTCGCCTGCGTCACCTGCCCGGCCAGGTTTTTCACTTCGCCCGCCACGACCGAAAAGCCTCGCCCTGCCGCGCCCGCCCGGGCCGCCTCGATCGTTGCGTTCAAGGCCAGCAGATTGATCTGCTCGCCCACGCCCTGGATCATCTGAACGATCCCCCCCATCGAGGATGCCGCCTGTTCAAGATCGCCCGTCGAGCGGCCGCCAGCTTTGGCCTGACCATTGACCTCGTCTATCAGCGCACGCGAGCGAGCGGCGGACTGCGCGATCTCGGCTGCCGATGCGCTCAGCTCCTCCGCCGCTGCCGCCGAAGCCTGCACGCCCTGCGCGACCCGGCTCGAAGCCGTGGCCGCAAGCAACCGCGCCGTCACACCGGCCGTGATATCGGTGCAGTGCTTCACCACCTTCGCCGGCCGTCCGTCAGCGCCAAGCACCGGGTTGTAGGTAGCCTGCAGCCAGATTTCGCGCCCGCCTTTGCCCAGGCGCTTGAAGATGGCGGTGCGGTATTGCCCGGCCCGCAGCTGTTCCCAGAACTGGAGGTACTCGGCCGACGAGGCGTGGTCAGGTTCCACGAAGATCCGGTGATGCCGGCCTTTGATCTCGTGCGCACGGTAGCCTACGGCCGCGAGAAAATTCTCGTTGGCTTCAAGAATGGTGCCGTCGGGCGCGAACTGGATGACGCCCTGGCTCCTGTCGATCGCGGTAATCTGGCCTGTAAGATCGAGAGTCAAGCGCTTCGAGGCGGTGACGTCCATGGCGAATTTCATGACTCCAGCCGGTCTGCCATGGGAGTCAAACACGGGATTGTAGGTGGCCTCCAGCCAGATTTCGCGGCCGTCTTTGCCAAGACGCTTGTACTCGCCGCTCCTGTATTCGCCCCGGGCGAGCGCAGCCCAGAACTCCTGATAAGCGGGGTCGGCTTGTTCGGCCCGCTCAACGAAGATGCGGTGATGCTGACCACGGATGTCATCGATGCCGTAGCCCACGGCGGCGAGGAAGTTTTCGTTGGCCTCGACGATCGTGCCGTCGATCGTGAACTCGATCATAGCCTGGGAGCGCAGGATCGCCGCAACCTTGGCCTCGCTGGCAATGCTCCTGAGCTTTCGGGCGGTGATGTCGGCGGCGCACGCGATCACGCGGACCGGACGTCCACGACGGTCGAGAAGGGGTGCGTAGGTGGCCTGCAGCCAGACCTCGCGGCCGTCCCTTGCAACTCGCTTGAACTCGCCTTGCTGACAGCGACCCTGTCTCAGCGCCTGCCAGAAGGCGTCATAGGCCGGACCGCTCGCTTCGCCGGGCTCAACGAGCATGGCGTGCTTGCGACCTTTGACTTGAGTAAGCGTGTAGCTGAGTGAGTCGAGGAAGTTTCGATTGGCGCTCAGGATCGTCCCATCAGGACTATACTCGACCACAGCGTGGGATCGGTAGAGGACGTCGAGCCTGGCCAACGGAGAACGGCCGAAGAGCATGGCGTATGCCTTTATGTTGGGCGCGTACACTGCGGGCCCGCGGGCGTCCGGACAGGCGCCGGATCTAGATTGGCAGCATAGCCGCCAGCTCCGAATATAACGTAAACAACTACAAGTTAAATCATGCCTTATTATCTGAATCCACCTCGGCTCATTCGTTGGAATATCAAAGTTATAGAGTGCGTATGAGCCATGCGGCTGCCAACTGAGTTATTAATTCAATGTTAAAGCTAGCGGTCAACCTAATCTGCGGAGAATAGTTAGCGCACGATATTCTCTGGCTCTGTGGACGCGTCTGTTCGGCCCCGCCCTGGTTTGTATGCCGGTCTGCAATTCCGGTCCATGAGGGGATGTCGTTCGACTGCTCTGCCATGCCTGACTTCCAGGCCGGCGGCATCCACCATGATGGCATCGCCTCCGCAGCGCATGACAAATCATACGCCAGGGATTCGACAACACTGGTCCCTTACGGCATCTGGTAGTGCAGGGGCTCATTGCCGCCCCACTGCCAGCTGGCGCCGTCATTCACCCGGTAGGATATTTGAGGCACAAGGATTTCACCTCGCTTTAAGAGATTGGTCCCTAGACAGACCCTGCGAACCGTTCTTACTTGAGATATTTCCGAAATCTGAAGAGCCGACAGGACAGAGCAAACATGAACAGATCGATATTCATCAGCCTGCCGGTGACGGATCTAAAGGCATCGATCGCCTTCTACGAAGCTATAGGCTTCGAGAACAATACCCGGTTCGCCGACGATATCGCCGCCTGCCTGGTGTGGAGCGACACGATCAGCTTCATGCTGCTTACCCACGAGAAATGGCGCAGCTTCACATGTCGTCCCATCCCGCCGGTGACATCGAGCGAGGTCATGCTGTCCCTGTCCTGCGACAGCCGCGAGGCAGTCGACGCCCTGTGCGACGCGGCCACGGCCCATGGCGGCACGGTCGACATCAACCCGATGGCAGATCACGGTTTCATGTACACCCGCGACCTCACCGACCCGGACGGCCACGCTCTGGGCGCGATGTGGATAGATATGGCCGCCATGGCGGACCAGGGTTAGGCCCCTCAATGCCTCGATCCGGTGGACGGCACACGCCCCGAGCCCGGACAGCCTGCTGTGATCCATGTATGCGCGAAAATTCGATTGAACTCGAAATGGTCAGGCAGCATGTCGCGATCGGCGCCCGGTGCCTCGCCAGGCAGCTCGCCCTGATCGTGCGCCTGCGACGGCGCGGTCTGCCGGCCGACGAGGCGGAGGCGCTGCTGATCCTGTTCGAGGACATTCAGCGCCGGCATCTGGAGCACCTCGCCCGTCTCGAAGCGCGTGAAGGGGTGCCACCCACTTAAATGAGCGAGAGGACCCCGCCCTCCATGGCGGCGGCTTCGGCCTTGCTGTGGTCCGCTGCCGGGTTTTCGCGGTTGAAGCAGCGGCTTGCGCGGATCGACCCAAGCCTGTCGGCTTCCTCGGTCCGGCCACCCGTACGGGATATCCGGCACCGCTCCTCTGGCAATGACCCATGTTAGGCGCCGACCACGTCAGAAGCCGTTTAGCAACCCGTCGAGGCCGCTTGCATGTCCTCTGCATTGCCGGGATAGACGCAGTAATTATGGGCGCCGCTGATGAGATAGACCGGCGCCTTATGCGTTTCCATGTAGTTCGGCGCGTTCAGTTCGAGGCTTACCAGATAATCCTGCCTGCCATGCTGGTCGTGGCCGTTGAAGTAATGAACTAGGCAATCGGCTTCAAGATGGCCGCAGGTTTCTAGTGTGCTGACCATCCCTTTGATGAAGCCGGCCTGATAGGCCGGGCTGTATTTCAAGAAATCGGCCGCCGCGCTTTGCAAAATCTTGCCGGTGTACGGCGTGCTGAAGGCGAACCTGGACCGCATAGGCCTGGGCTCCCACATCATGTATAAGACAAGAACGGCCCCGAGGCAGAAGCCGGCGCCGGCGCAAGCTGCCCCGAACTTCGCCAGGGCCAGGTGAGCAATGCCCCTGCCGTCTTCCGCTATGGCCGGATCCTGCCCCGACTGGACAGGATCATGCCAGGACCGGCTCAGACATCCAGAGGCTCTTTAGCCGTAGCGCGCCGCCAGCCAGGTTCGGCACTGGTCGAGGTCGGCGAACAGCGTATCCCTGGGCGGCTTCACATGACTGGGAAAGGCCACTTCAACGTGCCACTGGCCGGCATGGCCCGGCTCCGAATGGATTCCCGGATCGAGGCGCGTCAGGACGGCCACCAGCTGGCCGTTCACGAGGGCAAGGCAGCCCTCACGGTCCGAAGTGCCCGTGTCGACGACGATAGGACGGAAATCGATAAAGGTCATAGGCCGCCCGTTTGCCGACGCCCGAGCGGATCGACGATAACATAAGACAAAACTCCGCCGAATTCATGCGCGTGTTGCTGCATGTTTGCGAAAGGAAGACAACCCGATTAATCGCAGCATCGAGCACGAATAGACTGGCGCGAATAAAAAAGAAAACAATGGTAGCTCACCCCCAGGCTGACCGAGTCCAACATCTTGGCGGGGCGCTGACGGTTTTTTTCAGGCGCAATGCTGTCAGCGTTTCCCCTTCCCCGCCCTCGTAGCCGGCCAGGCAGGGGCCGCGCGCCTCGGCCTCAATCAGGATCCGCAGACCCTACG
Protein-coding regions in this window:
- a CDS encoding PAS domain-containing methyl-accepting chemotaxis protein, which translates into the protein MLFGRSPLARLDVLYRSHAVVEYSPDGTILSANRNFLDSLSYTLTQVKGRKHAMLVEPGEASGPAYDAFWQALRQGRCQQGEFKRVARDGREVWLQATYAPLLDRRGRPVRVIACAADITARKLRSIASEAKVAAILRSQAMIEFTIDGTIVEANENFLAAVGYGIDDIRGQHHRIFVERAEQADPAYQEFWAALARGEYRSGEYKRLGKDGREIWLEATYNPVFDSHGRPAGVMKFAMDVTASKRLTLDLTGQITAIDRSQGVIQFAPDGTILEANENFLAAVGYRAHEIKGRHHRIFVEPDHASSAEYLQFWEQLRAGQYRTAIFKRLGKGGREIWLQATYNPVLGADGRPAKVVKHCTDITAGVTARLLAATASSRVAQGVQASAAAAEELSASAAEIAQSAARSRALIDEVNGQAKAGGRSTGDLEQAASSMGGIVQMIQGVGEQINLLALNATIEAARAGAAGRGFSVVAGEVKNLAGQVTQATNRIVQDIEAMQAVAGIVATSLRSIERSVAEAQSMVNGIASAAEEQSAVTQEISSAMQCASRGLTEVNQSLVSLSM
- a CDS encoding VOC family protein, whose product is MNRSIFISLPVTDLKASIAFYEAIGFENNTRFADDIAACLVWSDTISFMLLTHEKWRSFTCRPIPPVTSSEVMLSLSCDSREAVDALCDAATAHGGTVDINPMADHGFMYTRDLTDPDGHALGAMWIDMAAMADQG